In Paenibacillus sp. FSL M7-0420, a single genomic region encodes these proteins:
- a CDS encoding helix-turn-helix domain-containing protein, whose amino-acid sequence MKRSWYSRMLFSYFPVFLLVVTVLIFLAFMVITELSRSETEKANYISTSYVADTVERTLNDIELGVLQEIGNNYSYNDFLDAPSGTDSPAGSSYEIVQSMNRLSERFSLIDSIYVYRNKDKLMLGQSGYVNPGQGQGLEAEYLQQLSANKQQQGWSAVRMVQPRNSQDLRPVISLASRLPIPWGSDGYIVINVSVYRIERLVDSLTSGELSFLRIKDVSGTAIYDSAPAADGGKNRTLSKVEAKNLGWTFESGLRAGRLFDWISVISYVWFILGLLTIALGVVYIIYITRRNYRPIHQLMVRIQGLQPAAQNAAPAVASDELALMHNALDRLVQITTDYERERYENLVIQRRELFLDFLSGQRLEDAAERLETLDPFEGTREFEAFVVFAAELNREKDWHALPAQDQNLLKFALTNVLGDLMADKQLQAWAEWISGERLGMIIGLRFRPVKNDSDTMLELARDCHRWIMDNLRVSLTFGVGTVVRDWREIRDSYAAAAEVLSHRLALGTDIAAVQMDQPVDSGLQSYKYFGSFTQLVREFRLSGENWRIRLDEIFDSFRKDRLKDEEIYMLLEVLLQALEQELKGIAETLDRQLAAAWSSGLRERIRGSTDLEEIRELLTGWLNETYHVYVSVNELKSHRVMITEVKHYIEEHYANPDLSLNHLSERFQISAKYASYLFKEEFNMKFVDFLAELRLMKAKELLETTSESIQDIALQIGYANSITFGRVFKRITGMTPGDYRKLKLHKDE is encoded by the coding sequence ATGAAGCGCAGTTGGTATAGTCGGATGCTATTCTCATACTTCCCTGTCTTCCTGCTTGTAGTCACTGTTCTAATCTTCCTGGCCTTCATGGTCATTACGGAGCTGTCCCGCAGCGAGACGGAGAAGGCCAATTACATATCTACCAGCTATGTGGCGGATACGGTGGAGCGGACCTTGAATGATATAGAGCTGGGGGTGCTACAGGAGATCGGAAATAACTATTCTTATAATGACTTCCTGGATGCTCCTTCCGGCACAGACTCACCGGCTGGCAGCTCGTATGAAATTGTGCAGAGCATGAACCGGCTATCTGAACGCTTCAGCCTGATTGATTCGATCTATGTCTACCGTAACAAGGACAAGCTGATGCTGGGCCAGAGCGGATACGTGAATCCAGGACAGGGCCAGGGGCTGGAGGCGGAATATTTGCAGCAGCTCTCCGCGAATAAGCAGCAGCAGGGGTGGAGCGCTGTACGGATGGTTCAACCCAGGAACTCTCAGGATTTACGGCCAGTGATCAGCCTGGCCAGCAGGCTGCCGATTCCTTGGGGCTCCGATGGCTATATTGTTATTAATGTGAGTGTGTACCGCATAGAACGTCTGGTGGACAGCTTGACTAGTGGAGAACTGTCCTTCCTGCGGATCAAGGATGTCTCAGGGACGGCGATCTATGATTCCGCTCCTGCCGCAGACGGCGGGAAGAATAGAACGCTCTCGAAGGTCGAGGCGAAGAATCTGGGCTGGACCTTCGAGAGCGGACTCCGGGCCGGGCGCTTATTCGACTGGATCTCGGTGATTTCCTACGTCTGGTTCATTCTCGGGCTGCTGACGATTGCGCTGGGCGTAGTGTACATCATCTACATCACCAGGCGGAATTACCGGCCCATCCATCAACTGATGGTGCGGATTCAAGGACTCCAGCCTGCGGCCCAGAATGCCGCGCCTGCCGTAGCTTCCGATGAGCTGGCTCTGATGCATAACGCGCTGGACCGGCTGGTGCAGATCACTACCGACTATGAGCGGGAACGTTATGAGAATCTGGTTATTCAGCGCCGGGAGCTATTCCTGGATTTCCTCAGCGGGCAAAGGCTGGAGGATGCGGCAGAGCGGCTGGAGACGCTGGACCCCTTCGAGGGCACCAGGGAGTTCGAAGCGTTCGTTGTATTCGCAGCCGAGCTGAACCGGGAGAAGGACTGGCATGCGCTGCCTGCTCAGGATCAGAACCTGCTGAAATTCGCCTTAACCAATGTACTGGGGGACCTGATGGCAGATAAGCAGCTACAGGCCTGGGCCGAATGGATCAGCGGGGAGCGGCTTGGGATGATCATTGGCCTCCGGTTCCGGCCGGTGAAGAATGACAGCGATACGATGCTGGAGCTGGCAAGAGACTGCCACCGCTGGATTATGGATAATCTGCGGGTATCCCTGACCTTCGGAGTGGGCACGGTCGTCCGGGACTGGCGGGAGATCCGGGATTCTTACGCGGCAGCAGCTGAGGTGCTCAGTCACAGGCTGGCCCTGGGAACAGATATTGCGGCAGTCCAAATGGATCAGCCGGTCGATTCCGGGCTACAGAGCTATAAATACTTCGGCAGCTTCACCCAGCTGGTCCGTGAATTCCGCCTGTCGGGCGAGAACTGGCGAATCCGGCTGGACGAAATCTTCGATTCCTTCCGCAAGGACCGCCTGAAGGACGAAGAGATCTATATGCTACTGGAAGTGCTGCTCCAGGCGCTGGAGCAGGAGCTTAAGGGCATAGCGGAGACGCTGGACCGTCAGCTCGCGGCAGCATGGAGCAGTGGTCTGCGGGAACGCATCCGGGGCAGCACCGATCTTGAAGAGATCCGGGAGCTGCTGACCGGCTGGCTGAATGAAACCTACCATGTCTATGTGTCTGTCAATGAGCTGAAGAGCCACCGGGTGATGATTACCGAGGTTAAGCATTATATCGAAGAGCATTATGCTAATCCTGATCTGTCCTTGAATCATCTGAGCGAACGGTTCCAGATCTCTGCGAAATACGCCAGCTACCTGTTCAAGGAAGAATTCAATATGAAGTTCGTGGACTTTCTCGCAGAGCTGCGGCTGATGAAGGCCAAGGAACTGCTGGAGACGAC